From Bdellovibrio sp. KM01:
ATCTTTTCTTTTCGTTCTAACATCTTCCTCGAAAGCATCACGCTTTTCTTTTTGCGCGGAATAGAAGTCTTTTCTTTCGCCCTCAAGATTTGAATAAAATTCGGTGCGCTCGGCTGACGACACTTTGGATTTGCTGAATTTCTCGCGACGCTCTTGCTGTGATTTGGTGAAGGCTTCGCGCTCCGTGGTCTGAGTTTTTGTAAAAGTCTCGCGGGTTTTGTTCATATCCTTGCTAAAAGCATCGCGCTTTTTACTTAAAATAGACGTGAACTTGCCGCGAACTTCTGACGGAGTTTTCGAAAAGTCCGTCATCATTTGTGCCATGAAGGCCTTTTCATCATTTTCAGCGCGTTTTTCAGCTGGGATGTTTTCACGGAGTTTTTCCATTGCAGCACGATCGGCCTTTAAGGAATATTTGTCATCAACCAAGGGAGCTGATTTTTCTTCCGCGAAAGCAGGACCTGCGAAGTGCAGCACCACTCCTAACAAGACCAACGTCCTTATAAAACCGGACAGCCCAAGCTTCTGCATGCATGTTAATCTCATAAAAGTCCCCCTCAGTGCGTTTTGTCTTTTTTTGAGAATAATTGGACTCGAAAGAAAACTCAACCCACCGATAAGGTGACTATGCTATACGGTAGAAGAGTTATTGAACCTCAGCGAGTGCCCCACGGGAGCGGACGTAAAAGGTTCATTCTAAATAAAGCTTTCCAATACAAGTACTCGTGGTACATGATCACGGCTTTTGCTGGTGGCGCGCTTCTATTTTTTATCCCTGCTTACTATTTTATTGCCCAAAATTATGAATTATTTAAAACCTTGGCTTATGATACTCAACCCCGTCTAGTCGAGCATCTTGAACGCGAAATGGTTTGGTTGCGCGTGTTTTTGGGCGCAAGTATTGTTGCCATCACGGCCGTGACTTTATTTTTAAGTATTCGCATGACGAAAAACCTACTGGCTCCATTGATTCGCATGGAAAAGCATATGCACCAATTGATGTTGGGTCAGTGGCATATCGACGACTATGTTATTCCGGAAGAAGATGACTTCCGTGATCTTTCAATGACTTACGATTATTTTTATCGTGCTTTGAAGGCAAATACCGAAACTGAATTGAAGCTTTTAGAGAAACTTTCTATCGATCCGCAAAATCGTGAAGCCTATGCCGCGTGGAAACACTTGCTTGCAGAAAAACGCGCACGTCTTGGCTTCAAAGAAGAATTCATTTCGAACGAAGTTCCAACATCACTTGTTGAACTGAATTCGCGCCGCAAAGTCTCTTAATATAAATAAAAAGATCCATTCAGATTTTTCAAAGTCGGTACGTTGCCGGCTTTTTTCCATTTTTGAGACAGTTTTTTTGACTCCACCCTACCAATGTCTAATTTCATGAAAAACATGTAATGAATCGCATTTATAACTCCAATTTCCTTCATGGTTTCTCGTGGGTCACCGACGAGTACTTTAACAGTACTTTTACAATGGATGAAATTGGGACGTACCGGAATGAAAAGCATCGAACGTTTGTTATTCACGATGATCTTCTTGATGAGCAGTGTTACCACAGCTCAAGAGGGAACTAGTTATCGTCAGTACATCGTTCAACCTGGGGACACCCTGTCTAACATCGCTGATAGAGTTCGTGGCGGCCATACTTATGGCAAGGACGAAAACCTTGCTCGCCTGTTGTCGCTAAATCCTTCATTGAAAGACCATCATTCAATTTTTGTCGGCCAAACGATCTTGGTTCCAATTCGTGATTTGCGAAGTGTTGCAAGTGAAGAAAGCTTGGCAGCTTCAGTTGCGGTAGCGACGGTCACGGTGGCCTCTTCGCCAACGGCCGCAGTTGTTGCCCAAACACCTGCGCCTAATCCGGTGAACTCGCCCGCAAGCACACCTGCAAAATCATTGGCACCAGTACCGCCTGCGGTAAACAGCATGAATGATGATGAAGAAGAAGTGAGTCATCGCTTTGAAGTGAAAGCGGGATATCAGATTTCAACACTTTCTGCTGAAGACAATGTGACTCATTCGAAAGCGGATCTTAATACGGATCATGATTTGACTGCTTCCATTGGCTGGTCTCAACAATGGATGGACAGGTTTAAAACCTTGCTCTCTTTCTCTTTACGTAATCTTGAGTTCCAACCTTCGACGAATGCTTCAAAAACAATCATCAACGATTCTAAAACTTTGTATGGCTTGAATTTTGGTGGCGATTTTCTGCTCACGGACAAAATAGCTGTGGGCTTGACTGCCGGATATGGCCAGGAGCTTTATCTGCACGGTCTCACGACTACTTCCGTATCTATCGATACCGCGAATGTTTCTTCAATAGGCGCCTCTTTGGATTATCAAATATTTAAAAAGAAATCCACGTCCGTGGGGTTTTTCGTTTCAGGCAGCTATTTAGGCGGGACTTCCACAGATACTTACACAATCGATAGCGGCAGTTTTTACAAAGGTCTTTTGTACATCCGCAGAGATAAAAATGGACGCCTTCTTTCTTTTGAAGTCGGTGCTCAACAAAGAAATCAAAATACATCTGTATCGGATCTTTCTGAAACCAACGTTTTTGGCAATGTGATTTACGGTTTTGATCTCTTCAACGAGGAGAAGAAGTAATGATGAAGCTTCTTCTTAGCCTTATCGCTGTTTTCACTTTCACCGCTTGTAGCAAAAAAGGCTCAAGCATTGAAAGTGGATTTCTTGCGGGAGTTTCCATATCCGCAGGCGCAAGTACGATCACGCTTTCGTCTTCTTCGATTCTTTCTGGTAATTCAACGACAGTGACTCTGACAACCAGAGATTCTGAGGGGAATATCTTCCACATTCCAGGAGGCAATCCCAATGTTCAATTCAGTACTTCTGGTGGCACAAGCACCGGCATATTCAGTCCCGTTACGAATAACAATGACGGAACTTACGTTTCAACATTCAGTGGATCTCTGTCGGGTACTGAAACAATCATCACAGCCTCTGTTGATGGCGTGGAACTTGAAACAAAAACTGCAAAAGTGACAGTACTTCCAGCAAACTACTCGCTTGCGAACTCTTATGTTACTTTGTCTGCGACGACTGTGGCTTCACGTTCAACGATCACAGCGACATTCCATGCGATGGATGCTTCCAATAATCCCATCACCAATGGTGGAATGAATGTTGTTTTCGGAATTGATAGCGGTACCAGTACCGGTACTTTTGCGACAACCACAGATAATGGTGATGGGACATATACTTCGATTTTCACAGGTAAACTTGTCGGTACGGCCGCTGCAATTAAAGCATCCGTGGCAGGTCTTGCAATAACCAGCACGCTTCCGACTGTCACCGTAACTCCGGGCACGGCCACGGCGATTGCCGTAAATGCCGGAAATTCCCAATCTGCAGCCGTCAATAACGCCTTGGGTTCTTCCTTAAAGGTTAAAGTCACTGATGCGGAGGGAAATGCGGTTCCCTCGGTGCAAGTTGATTGGACCACGACAGGTAACTCTGCTTTGGGTGCAGCATCTGACAATACCGACTCAAGTGGTATCAGTACGAACACTCTGACACTGGGAACTGTCACTGGTGTCTATACTGTGACTGCGAAAATTCACGGTACGACGACGACCACAACCTTCAGTGCGACAGCGACACCGGGTGCAATTAATAATTTCTTGTTATCAGGCGTCCCTGCTAATGCAACAGCCGGAACTGCTTTTAATACAACGGTGACTGCACGTGACTCTTATAACAATGTCAAAACTGATTACACGGGGACTGTTCAATTCACTTCATCTGACTCGAACTCCCCCACGCTGCCAGGGAACTACACTTTCGTAAGTGGCGACGCCGGAGTTAAACAATTCTCTTTCAATTTAAAAACGACAGGGAATCAAACGATCACTGTCACACAAAGCGGTGGCTCACCGACAATAACCTCGTCTGCGATTTCCGTTTCCGCTGCAAGTATTTATCAGCTGATCTATATCGCAAATCCAACGAATACAGTTGCTGGCAATACTATTTCCACTGTGACTATTCGGGCGGTGGACATTTATGCAAATACGATTTCATCCTTTAATGGAAATGTGACTGTCGCCATTGGGACGAACGCGGGCTCTGGCACATTGAGCGGAACCAAGGTTGTTGCCGCAAGTTCAGGGACAGCTACATTCTCGGATCTTTCCATCGAAAAATCCGGAACTGGTTATACGTTTTCCGCAACAGCAGCGGGAGTTTCCGCGGCGGTTTCAAGTACTTTCAATATCACACCTGACTCCCCCGCAAGCATTGCGGTTTCCAGTGGGAATAATCAATCAGCAACTATCAGCACCGCACTAGGTGCAAACTTAGTTGCGATTGTAAAAGACGCCTATGGCAATAACGTTCCCAGTGTCACTGTTGACTGGAGCACAACGGCAGGAACGTTGGGTTCTGCAAGCAGCAACACGAATTCATCAGGCCTTGCTTCAAACTCTTTGACACTTTCTTCGACGACGGGCGCACACACAGTGACCGCTTCGATTCCAAGTTCGGCTTTTTCGACAACATTCACTGCCACAGCGACGAACGGTCCTGCAAGTCAGCTGAGCTTTTCCACGCAACCTGTCGGCGGCGTTACTCCAGGAACGGCGCTAGCAACTCAACCTGTCATCAGAATTCTTGATGCCAGTGGAAATTTGGTCACCACAGGAGCAGATGCGACAGCTACGGTGTCTTTGGCATTGACGACAGGAACTGGTTCATTAGGTGGTACGACCTCTTTGAGTGCGGTGGGTGGTGTCGCGACATTTACCAATGTAAATGTTAGCACGTACGGGACTGGCAAGATTGTAACGGCAACAAAATCCGGAACGATTATGTCTGGCGGTACGGGCTCTATCTCTTTGGCTTCAAACAGCTTCGATATCACTCAAAGTGCTCCCACGGCATTTACAATTTCTAGTGTTGCCGTGGTGGAGGCTGACAAACTGCGTGTGACCTGGGGCTCTTCTACGAATGCGAACAGTTACACAGTAAAATACGGAACATCTGCGGGAAATTATACAACCACGGCTTCCACTTCTGGGACTTCGCCATTCGATATCACGGGTCTTACAGGTGGCACGACTTACTATATCATGGTGACGGCGGTTAACACTGCTACATCAGTTGATGCTACGTCAGAGGCGATGGGTATCCCGATCAGTGCATTCACTTTGACTTCGTTAACTCCAGGCGTGGGCAGCTCTTCTTTAGCTTTCGCCAGTGCAGCCGGCGCCACGACTTATGATGTTCTTTATGATACCTCTTCACATACAGCGAGTCAGACATATGCATCCACAAATGCAAGCGTCACCTCGCCAGCAACAACTTCCAGCTTATCAACTGGAACGACATACTATTATCGAGTACGCGCGAACAACTCATTTGGCTCTTTGGTATCTACTAATGAATTGTCAGGTGCAGTTTATCAAAATTTTACTTTGAATATTCCATTTACAGCAGGTTCAGAGGCAAACTACAGCATCAGCAATTCAACAACGTCGTCATTAACTGGGGGATCCGCAGTCCTGAAACAAACCCCACTGACAGACAGTTCTTCATCTGAATTTACCGCTTCTACACTGACTGATTTACAATGGGATTCCACACTGGGCGCTGTTCGCTTGAATGCGACAGGTAACAACGTGGCTGCTCTTGATAGCACTTGGACTCCACAATGGAATAGCCTTGTCGCTTATTGGAAATTAGATAACAACTTTAATGATTCTGTTGGTTCGTATACTGCGACTAATAATGGCTCCGTTCCATTCTCAACTCCAGGCCGTATTGGCTCACACTCTGCCACATTTAGTACGACCAGCACCTATGGTAGCGTCGCCGCGGGACCGGATTTGAGTGGCTCCTTTACTATTTCCGCTTGGGTCTATCCGACGGGTGCAGGCAGTTCCTTTAGAACGATTGCTTCCTATGGAAATAGTTCCGGCAATAATACCGGATGGTACTTACAATATACAAATGCGGGCTATGTCCGCTTCCAGTTTAGCAATACCAGTGATGCATTAAGTCCTTACGCTTATCTTAGTGCTGACAGAAATAAATGGGTTCACATCGTTGCCACCTACGACGGTACTTCTAAGCTAAGAACAATCTATCGTAACGGTCTTCGCATGAATGGCTCTACTGCGACAGGGAATATCACCACGGTAAATGGGGCCTTTAAAATCGGCGTTGACTATGACACCACCGGCCCATGGCTTGGCAACATGGATGATATAGCTGTTTGGAATACCGCTCTGACAACTGCGGAAGTCTCGGCGCTTTATAATCACCAAGCAGGTACTTATGCGGGTAAAATTACTTCTCGGGTCATGGATGCCCAGGCCTACAATTCTACAGACACTTCCTGGCTGACACTTTCGGCAAGAACGACTGTGCCGTTCTATAAAGAAATTCCAAGTTCCTCAGAGGCCGCAAACTACTCAGCTGGTGTAGGCACATTGCATACTGGCTTAAAAGCAATCTGGCACTTTAATGAATCTTCGTGGCCTCATTCGGCGAATGACGTGGTTGATTCCTCTGGAAATGGCAATCACGGAACCAGTTATGGTAACGCGCGTATTTATACAACGGGCTTGGGAAAATTCGGAAACACAGGTTCCTGGAATGCCTCGGGCGACTATGTCGTAGCCACAGCCAGCAGCAATTTTATTGCCACAGATAACCAACCTTTCTCAATCAGTGCATGGATTTATCCAAATGCCATTGGGAACACGGGCGCGACGACTATTGACAATCGCATTGTGACGATTCATCGCGGCAGCACGGCGGGAGCATCGATCGCATTAGGTTTAGGTTTAAGTAATAAGCTAATGCTTTACAGCTATAATAATGGTGGAACAGAGTTAAATCTCGCTTCTACGGCATCCCTCAGTGTATGGCAGTGGAGTTTAGTTACCGCCACATTCGATGGAACTTGTGTGCAACTTTATATCAATGGCGTGGCAACCGGATCCTGCACGAATACTTTCGTGAATGCCGGTGGATCATATGGTTTACGAATCGGCAACCATGATACGACGACTTTGTTTTTCCGTGGTTACATGGATGAAGTTGGCGTTTGGTCTAAAGCTTTATCTGCGAATGAAATTAAAGAAATGTATCGCCGCTTCAACAACCGCATTCGCTATCAAGTTCGCAGCTGTACTACAAATGATTGTTCGGATCAGGCAGCCGCGACAAATGCTGGTTGGAAAGGCCCTGACAACACTGGCAGCACTTTCTTCTCGGAACTTTTCAATACAAGTACCAACACCGTAGGCGGAGCAATTTTAGGAACGGCACCAACCATGACGTTCTCTAACTTTGCGGGCCTGTCGGTTGCTTCGAACCGTTACTTCCAGTATCGGGCGTTCTTTGACAACGAAGACACTGCAAACAACTGTACTTACAACTCAGCTGCGGCTCCATGTTCTCCAGAATTGAAAAGTATTACGGTCGGAGCAACTCGTTATGATTCCACAGCTCCGACTTATACGGCGACCGGTGCATCCGTTACTTCTGCTTACCAAGTTTTAGATGGCAGTGGATTCACTGAGACTTTAGGTGCGAATGGTTGTTCTGCCGGAGCTAAGTATGCTTTGAGTGCGGATGGATCAACGTTCTATTATTATGATGGCTCTGCATGGTCTGCTTCGTCTGACTATTCAACCGCAAGTTCGGCTGCCCAAATCAATGCTGGTTTAAGTACTTTCGCTGCAACAGCAGGTACGGGAACCTTGCGCGTGAAAGCGTTCTTGAAATCATCGAACACGTCTCAATGTGAGATTGATAATCTCTCCATCACCGGCAAAAAATACTAGGCCTTCGTCTGACTTCTATTAGAAGAAGGCCTTCCGCTATTACAATCACACCATGATTGCTGCCAAATCTATTTAACAGGCCCATCTACTTTAGAGACATCCGAAATGAACCGAATATTTATTCAGTTTAACCGAATTTTTACAGCATGTTTTAGATCGGATTATCATGAAGAGTTTCGGGCGGTTATTACTCAGCGCCAGTTTCTTTGTAACTAGCAGTGTGACTGCTGGGGAAATCCGTTCATCTCTATATATAGTCAAAACCGGTGATACCCTTTCAAACATTGCCGATCGAGTCCGAGGTGGTCACACCTACGGCAAAGGCGAAAACCTAGAAAAAATCCTGATTTTAAACCCGCATCTTAAATTGGGTCGCGCGATTGGTCCGGGTGAGCAGATTTTAATCCCTGTGAACGATTTACGAAATGTCGCCGCCGAGGAAACACCGAAGCCTGCTCCGGTCGCATCGCCAGCACCAGTTGCCGTCGCGGTTGCTGTTCAAGTTCCGCAGCCCCAACAAACTCCAGTGGCTA
This genomic window contains:
- a CDS encoding LysM peptidoglycan-binding domain-containing protein — translated: MKSIERLLFTMIFLMSSVTTAQEGTSYRQYIVQPGDTLSNIADRVRGGHTYGKDENLARLLSLNPSLKDHHSIFVGQTILVPIRDLRSVASEESLAASVAVATVTVASSPTAAVVAQTPAPNPVNSPASTPAKSLAPVPPAVNSMNDDEEEVSHRFEVKAGYQISTLSAEDNVTHSKADLNTDHDLTASIGWSQQWMDRFKTLLSFSLRNLEFQPSTNASKTIINDSKTLYGLNFGGDFLLTDKIAVGLTAGYGQELYLHGLTTTSVSIDTANVSSIGASLDYQIFKKKSTSVGFFVSGSYLGGTSTDTYTIDSGSFYKGLLYIRRDKNGRLLSFEVGAQQRNQNTSVSDLSETNVFGNVIYGFDLFNEEKK
- a CDS encoding S-layer family protein, translated to MMKLLLSLIAVFTFTACSKKGSSIESGFLAGVSISAGASTITLSSSSILSGNSTTVTLTTRDSEGNIFHIPGGNPNVQFSTSGGTSTGIFSPVTNNNDGTYVSTFSGSLSGTETIITASVDGVELETKTAKVTVLPANYSLANSYVTLSATTVASRSTITATFHAMDASNNPITNGGMNVVFGIDSGTSTGTFATTTDNGDGTYTSIFTGKLVGTAAAIKASVAGLAITSTLPTVTVTPGTATAIAVNAGNSQSAAVNNALGSSLKVKVTDAEGNAVPSVQVDWTTTGNSALGAASDNTDSSGISTNTLTLGTVTGVYTVTAKIHGTTTTTTFSATATPGAINNFLLSGVPANATAGTAFNTTVTARDSYNNVKTDYTGTVQFTSSDSNSPTLPGNYTFVSGDAGVKQFSFNLKTTGNQTITVTQSGGSPTITSSAISVSAASIYQLIYIANPTNTVAGNTISTVTIRAVDIYANTISSFNGNVTVAIGTNAGSGTLSGTKVVAASSGTATFSDLSIEKSGTGYTFSATAAGVSAAVSSTFNITPDSPASIAVSSGNNQSATISTALGANLVAIVKDAYGNNVPSVTVDWSTTAGTLGSASSNTNSSGLASNSLTLSSTTGAHTVTASIPSSAFSTTFTATATNGPASQLSFSTQPVGGVTPGTALATQPVIRILDASGNLVTTGADATATVSLALTTGTGSLGGTTSLSAVGGVATFTNVNVSTYGTGKIVTATKSGTIMSGGTGSISLASNSFDITQSAPTAFTISSVAVVEADKLRVTWGSSTNANSYTVKYGTSAGNYTTTASTSGTSPFDITGLTGGTTYYIMVTAVNTATSVDATSEAMGIPISAFTLTSLTPGVGSSSLAFASAAGATTYDVLYDTSSHTASQTYASTNASVTSPATTSSLSTGTTYYYRVRANNSFGSLVSTNELSGAVYQNFTLNIPFTAGSEANYSISNSTTSSLTGGSAVLKQTPLTDSSSSEFTASTLTDLQWDSTLGAVRLNATGNNVAALDSTWTPQWNSLVAYWKLDNNFNDSVGSYTATNNGSVPFSTPGRIGSHSATFSTTSTYGSVAAGPDLSGSFTISAWVYPTGAGSSFRTIASYGNSSGNNTGWYLQYTNAGYVRFQFSNTSDALSPYAYLSADRNKWVHIVATYDGTSKLRTIYRNGLRMNGSTATGNITTVNGAFKIGVDYDTTGPWLGNMDDIAVWNTALTTAEVSALYNHQAGTYAGKITSRVMDAQAYNSTDTSWLTLSARTTVPFYKEIPSSSEAANYSAGVGTLHTGLKAIWHFNESSWPHSANDVVDSSGNGNHGTSYGNARIYTTGLGKFGNTGSWNASGDYVVATASSNFIATDNQPFSISAWIYPNAIGNTGATTIDNRIVTIHRGSTAGASIALGLGLSNKLMLYSYNNGGTELNLASTASLSVWQWSLVTATFDGTCVQLYINGVATGSCTNTFVNAGGSYGLRIGNHDTTTLFFRGYMDEVGVWSKALSANEIKEMYRRFNNRIRYQVRSCTTNDCSDQAAATNAGWKGPDNTGSTFFSELFNTSTNTVGGAILGTAPTMTFSNFAGLSVASNRYFQYRAFFDNEDTANNCTYNSAAAPCSPELKSITVGATRYDSTAPTYTATGASVTSAYQVLDGSGFTETLGANGCSAGAKYALSADGSTFYYYDGSAWSASSDYSTASSAAQINAGLSTFAATAGTGTLRVKAFLKSSNTSQCEIDNLSITGKKY